In Dyadobacter subterraneus, a single genomic region encodes these proteins:
- a CDS encoding TonB-dependent receptor — protein MKYALLYQCGFARIVPDRACSILSVVPDGSKLKIGRIMKLTALLFLIAFMQVSAGVYSQTVRLNENNSGLEKVFNEIRKQTGYNFLYNNRLLKNTLPVNIRVNGEELKSVLDRVFENQPLSYSIIDKTIVVKKRKPAAENNVPANTQSSLPAANLAKSDLGTTNLLTNKVSGYLLTAVDVSGRVTDEKGEPLPGVSIVIKGLPQGTTTSADGRFSLSVPGTSSVLIFSFVGYLPKEVPVGNKSVLDITLLVDTKALEEVVVVGYGQMKRADLTTAQTSVSAKDIGRTVNTTIEQAIQGRAAGVYVTQNSGQPGGGISVNIRGVNSISGSNEPLYVVDGVQIPGQSVAYGSQSSSNPLAGLNPADIESIEVLQGPSATAIYGSRATNGVLIVTTKRGKSGDTKISYGYQYSLQTAPKPLTVMNLQQYAQMVGEYHLLAGGNTPTEFLDPSLLGKGTDWQKELFKSAPMNKHQLSLSGGNDKTTYYLSGEYLKQDGVALGSGFKRYGFRLNLDNKPRKWATLGANLSFNQTNDNLTTSQENVIASALQLTPQVPVKNLDGSWGGGDLNNGANQFAPVNPIAIANLTTNKLLRRQFLGGLNLGIEIAKGLNFRSSFNTNVGYSNSEYYIPTYSIGWAKNVSASLTNGTGTNTYWNWNQLLEYVKSFGKHNINVMVSHEAQESAWKNVGATRTGFLTNDIHDLAAGDALTSSNSGGSGNWAMESYLGRLNYNYADKYIVMGTVRRDGSANFGKDNKWGFFPSVSAAWRLSQEAFFHVPAISELKLRFETGITGNQGGSGGIYSPMGTGATPTSTGFLPTKYSNPGLKWEETKTNNFGINVGLLDNRIQFELDYYIKNTDNLLMEKPLPWYMGTNGTGAVGSPTVNIGALQNKGFGFTINTTNINKGGFKWETSFNVSSFKTKIKSFYSESAFVDRTSWWMQDWTQRSEVGKAPWLFRGYKEEGLFQSVAEIDASAVPVDNNGNRLPTNVDNIWVGDVKFKDLNGDGKIDENDQTAIGNPWPKMFAGLTNTFSYKGFDLSLLFTSTYGNDIYNYLGKLNTNASNINLSRNLLVHAMDYAKPITNENGEVVLANPGTDVARISNGPNGNFTRHTDKWVEDGSFIRLKNVSLTYNVPSAFLSKQKIVRGARVSFGAQNVLTFTKYTGFDPEVGAYVSRDASPSNQAIGLDYGRYPLTPVYTFSLGLDF, from the coding sequence ATGAAATATGCTTTACTTTATCAATGCGGCTTTGCCCGCATAGTTCCAGATCGCGCCTGCTCAATACTGAGCGTGGTGCCTGACGGCTCAAAACTCAAAATAGGACGAATTATGAAGCTCACCGCTTTGCTTTTTTTGATAGCATTTATGCAGGTCAGCGCTGGCGTATATTCACAAACCGTTAGACTGAACGAAAATAATAGCGGTCTGGAAAAAGTATTTAATGAAATAAGAAAGCAAACAGGATATAATTTCCTGTATAACAACCGCTTGTTAAAAAATACATTACCTGTAAATATCCGGGTGAATGGAGAAGAACTGAAATCTGTTCTGGACCGGGTATTTGAAAACCAGCCGCTGAGTTATTCTATCATCGATAAAACGATCGTTGTTAAAAAAAGGAAACCGGCAGCAGAAAATAATGTTCCCGCCAACACGCAGAGCAGTTTGCCGGCCGCTAACTTGGCAAAAAGTGACCTTGGAACAACCAATCTTCTGACCAATAAAGTGTCCGGATATCTTTTAACGGCCGTTGATGTTTCCGGCAGGGTGACTGACGAAAAAGGCGAGCCGCTGCCAGGGGTAAGTATCGTGATCAAAGGTCTACCCCAGGGAACAACAACGTCTGCCGATGGCAGATTTTCGCTTTCAGTTCCGGGTACGAGCTCGGTTTTGATATTTTCTTTCGTTGGCTATTTGCCCAAAGAAGTGCCGGTTGGCAATAAAAGTGTTTTGGATATAACGCTTTTGGTTGATACAAAAGCGCTGGAAGAAGTTGTAGTAGTCGGTTATGGCCAAATGAAAAGGGCCGATCTTACCACGGCGCAGACTTCGGTTTCAGCAAAAGATATTGGCAGAACCGTAAATACAACGATCGAACAAGCGATTCAAGGAAGAGCGGCCGGCGTGTATGTAACACAAAATTCAGGTCAGCCGGGAGGTGGTATTTCTGTAAATATCCGCGGTGTAAACTCGATTAGTGGCAGCAATGAGCCGCTTTACGTCGTTGATGGAGTTCAGATTCCGGGGCAGTCTGTGGCTTACGGATCCCAAAGTTCTTCCAATCCGCTTGCAGGGCTGAATCCTGCTGACATCGAATCCATTGAGGTACTTCAAGGTCCTTCCGCTACGGCTATATACGGCTCGCGGGCTACCAACGGGGTACTGATCGTGACAACCAAACGTGGAAAATCTGGTGATACCAAGATTTCTTATGGCTATCAGTATAGTTTGCAAACTGCGCCAAAGCCGCTTACAGTGATGAATTTGCAGCAGTATGCGCAGATGGTGGGGGAGTATCATCTGCTTGCCGGGGGAAACACCCCGACCGAATTTCTGGACCCTTCTTTGCTTGGCAAAGGAACTGACTGGCAAAAAGAGCTTTTCAAAAGTGCCCCGATGAACAAACACCAGCTGAGTTTGAGCGGCGGAAATGATAAAACAACTTATTATCTGTCCGGAGAATATCTCAAACAGGATGGCGTAGCACTTGGATCGGGCTTTAAGCGTTATGGTTTTCGTCTTAATCTGGATAACAAACCAAGAAAATGGGCGACGCTGGGAGCGAATCTAAGCTTTAACCAGACGAATGATAATTTGACCACCAGCCAGGAAAACGTGATCGCCAGTGCTTTGCAGTTAACTCCACAGGTGCCGGTCAAAAATCTGGACGGCTCATGGGGTGGAGGGGATCTGAATAACGGAGCAAATCAGTTTGCGCCCGTGAATCCGATTGCGATTGCCAACCTTACTACCAATAAATTGTTGAGAAGGCAGTTTTTGGGCGGGTTGAATCTGGGAATCGAAATTGCAAAAGGACTTAATTTCAGATCTTCCTTTAATACCAATGTAGGCTATTCTAATTCTGAGTACTATATTCCGACTTATTCAATTGGCTGGGCGAAAAATGTATCTGCTTCCCTTACCAACGGGACCGGAACAAACACCTACTGGAACTGGAACCAGCTTTTGGAGTATGTAAAATCCTTTGGCAAACATAATATCAATGTAATGGTCAGCCACGAGGCGCAGGAATCTGCCTGGAAAAACGTAGGCGCGACAAGAACAGGATTTCTTACCAACGATATTCATGACCTGGCTGCGGGTGACGCGCTGACTTCAAGCAACTCGGGTGGTTCGGGCAACTGGGCAATGGAATCCTACCTGGGAAGGCTCAATTACAATTATGCCGATAAATATATTGTCATGGGAACCGTACGCCGGGATGGTTCTGCCAATTTTGGAAAGGATAATAAATGGGGCTTTTTTCCATCGGTTTCGGCCGCCTGGCGGCTTTCTCAGGAAGCATTTTTCCATGTACCAGCCATCAGTGAGCTGAAATTAAGATTTGAGACCGGCATTACAGGAAATCAGGGAGGAAGCGGCGGAATCTATTCTCCGATGGGAACAGGTGCGACGCCAACCTCAACCGGATTTCTACCCACAAAATACAGCAATCCTGGCCTTAAATGGGAAGAAACCAAAACCAACAACTTTGGTATCAATGTCGGCCTTCTTGATAACCGCATCCAGTTTGAGCTGGATTACTATATCAAAAATACAGATAACCTGCTGATGGAAAAACCGCTTCCCTGGTATATGGGAACCAATGGAACCGGCGCGGTTGGTTCTCCTACGGTCAACATCGGTGCATTGCAAAATAAAGGTTTTGGTTTTACGATCAATACAACCAACATCAACAAGGGAGGTTTTAAATGGGAAACAAGTTTTAACGTTTCAAGTTTCAAAACAAAAATCAAATCCTTTTACTCTGAAAGCGCTTTCGTAGACCGCACTTCGTGGTGGATGCAGGACTGGACACAGCGCTCAGAAGTGGGAAAAGCACCCTGGCTTTTTAGGGGATATAAGGAAGAAGGTTTGTTTCAGTCCGTTGCAGAAATTGATGCCAGCGCAGTGCCTGTCGATAACAACGGAAACCGCCTTCCGACAAACGTAGACAATATCTGGGTGGGTGATGTCAAGTTTAAAGACTTGAACGGCGATGGGAAAATCGATGAAAATGACCAGACGGCCATTGGTAATCCCTGGCCTAAAATGTTCGCCGGTCTGACCAATACATTTTCCTACAAAGGTTTTGATCTTAGTCTTTTGTTTACCAGCACTTATGGAAATGACATCTATAATTATCTGGGCAAGCTTAATACCAATGCAAGCAATATCAATTTGAGCCGGAATCTTCTGGTTCATGCGATGGATTATGCAAAACCTATTACCAACGAAAACGGCGAAGTTGTACTTGCCAACCCGGGAACAGATGTAGCCAGGATTTCAAACGGCCCGAATGGAAACTTCACGCGTCATACAGATAAATGGGTGGAAGACGGCTCTTTTATTCGGTTGAAAAACGTGTCGCTGACTTATAATGTGCCTTCGGCATTTTTGTCAAAACAAAAAATTGTGAGAGGAGCCAGGGTGAGCTTTGGTGCGCAGAACGTTTTGACATTTACCAAATACACCGGTTTTGATCCGGAGGTCGGCGCCTACGTATCCAGAGATGCAAGCCCTTCCAACCAGGCGATTGGTCTTGATTACGGGCGCTATCCGCTGACGCCGGTTTATACTTTTAGTTTGGGCCTAGACTTTTAA
- a CDS encoding RagB/SusD family nutrient uptake outer membrane protein: MKPIKHIYYWIAVLIPIFILSACSEDFLERPPQDSIVDASFYKTDDQVLAATALLYSKVWFDYNDKASYNLGDFRAGTAFSAYNDRGNVLFNTTGNTPENGAAWRSFFIVVGQSNLAINNINQFAGAAVSPTIKKMAIAEARFIRALAYRFLVMNWGAVPVIEDNLKLLSDTTVTRNTPESVWKFITSEMRLAADDLPETPIRTGRVTKWSAEGMLARFYLSRSGVESNGSGQRNQAFLDSAKYYAERVITKSGASLMKNYSDLFLFPYDNNPESLFSLQWVYSPGAYGTQNTSPAYLAYSSDIANGDGWGGDKSATWWMISQYDGIKTTATGMQGRTLDQRLKATFMLPGASYPEITQTIPGGEQKLIFPFTGTDNNFVSIKKYITGKAKDVGGLSASQNYGNDTYMMRLAEMYLIYAEAVLGNNASTADATALAYFNKVHTRAGLPAVEDPLTFDAIFKERTLEFAMEGMAWYDLVSLHYYNPAKAYAILNAQDRGLFFTAPDQFPNPTSWTFTKTSWATNERTIIANSGNFLLPIPSAELSQAPNLQKPAVDYYKK; encoded by the coding sequence ATGAAACCAATAAAACATATATACTACTGGATTGCGGTTTTAATACCGATTTTCATTTTGTCGGCATGCTCTGAAGACTTTCTGGAAAGACCGCCACAGGATTCGATCGTAGATGCCAGTTTTTATAAAACAGATGATCAGGTACTTGCCGCCACAGCGCTTCTGTACAGCAAAGTCTGGTTTGATTACAATGATAAAGCATCCTATAACCTGGGAGATTTTCGGGCCGGAACTGCATTTTCTGCGTACAACGACCGGGGTAATGTGCTTTTCAACACCACAGGAAATACCCCAGAAAACGGCGCGGCATGGAGATCTTTCTTTATTGTAGTAGGCCAATCCAATCTGGCAATCAATAACATTAACCAGTTTGCCGGAGCAGCCGTTTCGCCGACCATTAAAAAAATGGCTATCGCAGAAGCCCGCTTTATCCGCGCACTTGCGTACCGTTTTTTGGTGATGAACTGGGGCGCTGTTCCGGTCATTGAAGATAATCTGAAACTTTTGTCTGATACCACAGTTACCCGCAACACACCTGAGAGTGTGTGGAAATTCATTACCAGCGAAATGCGTCTGGCGGCAGATGATCTTCCTGAAACACCGATACGCACCGGAAGGGTTACGAAATGGTCAGCAGAAGGGATGCTGGCAAGATTTTATCTGAGCCGCTCAGGTGTGGAATCAAACGGATCCGGACAAAGAAACCAGGCATTTTTGGACAGCGCAAAATATTATGCGGAAAGGGTAATCACCAAAAGCGGTGCTTCTTTGATGAAAAACTATTCGGATCTTTTTCTTTTTCCTTATGATAACAATCCGGAATCTTTGTTTTCGCTGCAATGGGTTTATTCTCCCGGCGCGTATGGAACACAAAATACATCTCCTGCTTACCTGGCTTACAGTTCTGACATTGCTAACGGAGACGGCTGGGGAGGTGATAAAAGTGCAACCTGGTGGATGATCAGCCAATACGATGGTATCAAAACAACGGCTACCGGTATGCAGGGAAGAACGCTCGACCAAAGATTAAAAGCGACTTTCATGCTTCCCGGTGCATCATATCCTGAAATTACCCAGACTATTCCGGGAGGGGAACAAAAGCTGATTTTTCCTTTCACAGGCACCGATAATAATTTTGTTTCGATCAAAAAATATATAACAGGAAAAGCAAAGGATGTTGGCGGGCTTTCCGCATCCCAAAATTATGGGAATGATACCTATATGATGCGTCTTGCGGAAATGTATCTGATTTATGCTGAGGCGGTTTTGGGTAATAACGCTTCTACAGCCGATGCCACCGCGCTTGCCTATTTCAACAAGGTGCATACACGAGCCGGCCTTCCTGCTGTGGAAGATCCTTTGACTTTTGACGCAATTTTCAAAGAAAGAACGCTCGAATTTGCGATGGAAGGCATGGCGTGGTACGATCTGGTCAGTTTGCATTATTACAACCCGGCCAAGGCTTATGCCATCTTAAATGCTCAAGACCGTGGTCTTTTCTTTACCGCCCCGGATCAGTTTCCAAATCCAACTTCCTGGACGTTTACCAAGACATCCTGGGCGACCAATGAGCGGACGATTATTGCAAACAGCGGAAATTTCCTATTGCCGATTCCTTCGGCAGAGTTGAGCCAGGCGCCTAATCTTCAAAAACCGGCAGTTGATTATTACAAAAAATAA
- a CDS encoding glycan-binding surface protein, which translates to MKTIYQFTVLFAIVCATAVFTISCSEDDLPNGGAPSISYVRVTKPESSDSLLVGAFQGTLIAIVGENLQDASEIWFNDQRATLTPTYVTSKSILVSIPSVIPKDITNKMKIVFSGGAVLEHDFIVQISEPVLASMACEYVAAGEVATISGDYFYEPLTVTFAGGAKGEIVSVEAKTIRVRVPAGAAAGQITVITNFGETKSDFWFRDNRNIFLSSDPFTGWWNEKYVVTKPAEGDPVAINGNYIRVKEAIAGWAWKEVAGGPPDAMGAISKNVPDEAILKPSDYNLKFEVNTVKPYNNNMLKINVGLSKDFVTDAYQWAPPYDTKGEWRTVIIPFEQIAASYEAAGVKMAVSPAGYYTRLLFHGGGDLDADISLDNFRVVPKTIKK; encoded by the coding sequence ATGAAAACGATATATCAATTCACTGTGCTGTTTGCCATAGTATGCGCAACAGCCGTTTTTACAATTTCCTGTTCGGAAGATGATCTGCCAAATGGCGGTGCTCCGAGTATCAGCTACGTGCGTGTTACAAAACCTGAATCTTCTGACTCGCTTTTGGTAGGTGCTTTTCAGGGGACCTTGATTGCGATTGTGGGTGAGAATTTACAGGACGCTTCGGAAATTTGGTTCAATGACCAGCGGGCCACCTTGACGCCAACTTATGTAACCAGCAAATCCATTCTGGTCAGTATCCCTAGCGTAATTCCGAAGGATATTACCAACAAGATGAAGATCGTATTTTCGGGCGGAGCGGTTCTGGAACACGATTTTATAGTGCAGATCAGTGAGCCTGTTTTGGCCAGTATGGCTTGTGAATATGTTGCTGCGGGTGAAGTTGCGACCATCAGCGGAGATTATTTTTATGAGCCTTTGACCGTTACGTTTGCAGGTGGTGCAAAGGGTGAGATTGTTTCTGTTGAAGCCAAAACGATAAGAGTACGTGTACCCGCAGGCGCTGCGGCCGGACAAATTACGGTAATCACCAATTTTGGAGAAACAAAATCAGATTTCTGGTTTCGTGATAACCGCAATATTTTCTTGAGCAGCGATCCTTTTACAGGCTGGTGGAATGAGAAGTACGTGGTTACCAAACCAGCAGAAGGTGATCCGGTGGCTATTAATGGAAATTATATCCGGGTTAAGGAGGCTATTGCCGGATGGGCATGGAAAGAAGTTGCCGGCGGCCCTCCGGATGCGATGGGTGCGATCAGCAAAAACGTACCCGACGAAGCGATTCTTAAACCTTCCGATTACAACCTGAAATTTGAGGTGAATACGGTGAAGCCTTACAATAATAACATGTTGAAAATCAATGTAGGATTGAGCAAGGATTTTGTCACAGATGCTTACCAATGGGCCCCGCCATATGACACCAAAGGGGAATGGAGGACAGTAATTATACCTTTTGAACAAATTGCTGCAAGCTACGAAGCGGCCGGTGTGAAAATGGCGGTAAGTCCGGCTGGCTATTATACCAGGTTGTTATTTCATGGAGGAGGAGATCTTGATGCGGACATTTCGCTAGACAATTTCCGTGTCGTTCCAAAAACAATTAAAAAATAG